In Novipirellula caenicola, one genomic interval encodes:
- a CDS encoding ATP-binding protein, which yields MRSSRLFWKLFLISVGLNLMLAVGFLFIVTSAQREEINRQVEQRLFDTAIVLRSHVTDLVADVLDKEGDEESVSQAKAELQALIVQLATETQMRLTITDDEGVVLAESERDPKTVLNHANRPELREASKTGKGVATRESPTVHLDMYYLALKMKSSKGRSAFVRVAVELDTINERVDTVRRSLWLLALLFGAIATALTYALVGRIINPLAQLTDRAQAIASGIDQAPVQVRSHDEVGLLAEAFNQMQSELGRRFRQLREKNEQMSTVLSSMDEGIIAIDMDERIVLANDASKTLLNFATANEVGRPLLEAVRSRPLYELVQKCLESGGPEQTEFESICQVRRDLAVRATCLPGDPANGVVMVLHNITELRRLENLRQEFVANVSHELKTPLASIKAYAETLRLGAMSDPENNLKFVDRIEEQAERLHQLILDMLQIARVESGEEAFEITDVSVNKVVDTCFNHNTDAAQRKEIQLVVEPPPSPILVYADEDGLTTILDNLIGNAIKYTPEKGRVTVRWWQEQDQMLLEVQDTGIGIAPEHHTRVFERFYRADKARSRELGGTGLGLSIVKHLCQAFGGSVKLCSKPGEGSTFQVRLPLS from the coding sequence GTGCGGTCATCTCGTCTGTTTTGGAAACTGTTCCTGATTTCGGTTGGCTTGAACTTGATGCTGGCCGTGGGGTTCCTGTTCATCGTGACCTCGGCGCAGCGAGAAGAAATCAATCGGCAAGTGGAGCAGCGGTTGTTTGACACCGCCATCGTTTTGCGTAGCCACGTAACGGACTTGGTCGCTGACGTTCTTGACAAAGAGGGCGACGAAGAATCGGTGAGCCAGGCTAAAGCAGAATTGCAAGCATTGATTGTGCAATTAGCAACCGAGACTCAGATGCGTCTGACGATCACGGACGACGAAGGCGTTGTCTTGGCCGAATCCGAGCGAGATCCAAAGACGGTTCTGAATCATGCGAACCGTCCTGAGTTGCGGGAGGCCAGCAAAACCGGCAAAGGGGTGGCGACCCGCGAGAGTCCAACGGTTCATTTGGATATGTATTATCTCGCTCTGAAAATGAAATCGTCCAAGGGAAGATCGGCTTTTGTGCGAGTCGCGGTCGAGCTGGATACGATCAACGAGCGTGTGGATACCGTTCGGCGCTCGTTGTGGCTGCTAGCACTGTTGTTCGGTGCAATCGCAACGGCGCTGACCTACGCGCTCGTCGGCCGGATTATCAATCCACTTGCTCAACTTACCGACCGTGCCCAGGCGATTGCGAGTGGGATCGATCAAGCACCGGTGCAGGTTCGCAGCCACGACGAGGTTGGCTTGTTAGCCGAAGCATTCAACCAAATGCAGTCCGAACTGGGACGGCGATTTCGGCAATTGCGTGAGAAGAACGAGCAGATGTCGACGGTGCTCAGCAGCATGGACGAGGGCATCATCGCCATCGACATGGACGAGCGAATCGTGTTGGCCAATGACGCCAGCAAGACGCTGCTCAATTTTGCCACCGCCAACGAGGTCGGCCGACCTTTGCTCGAGGCCGTTCGCAGTCGTCCGCTGTACGAGTTGGTGCAAAAGTGCTTGGAAAGCGGCGGACCCGAGCAAACTGAATTCGAATCGATCTGTCAAGTTCGGCGAGATTTGGCAGTGCGGGCAACCTGTTTACCCGGCGATCCTGCCAACGGCGTCGTGATGGTGTTGCACAACATCACCGAGCTGAGACGGCTCGAGAATCTACGCCAAGAATTTGTCGCCAATGTCTCTCATGAATTGAAAACACCACTCGCGTCAATCAAGGCGTATGCGGAAACACTTCGTCTAGGTGCGATGAGCGATCCCGAGAACAATTTGAAATTCGTTGATCGGATCGAGGAACAGGCCGAGCGTTTGCATCAGCTGATTCTTGACATGCTGCAAATCGCACGTGTCGAATCGGGCGAAGAAGCGTTCGAGATCACCGATGTGTCGGTGAACAAAGTCGTCGACACCTGTTTTAATCACAACACCGATGCGGCGCAGCGAAAGGAGATTCAATTGGTGGTCGAGCCACCGCCATCTCCGATACTTGTGTACGCTGACGAAGATGGCTTGACGACGATCTTGGATAATTTGATCGGCAACGCAATCAAGTATACGCCCGAAAAGGGGCGTGTGACCGTGCGTTGGTGGCAAGAGCAAGATCAGATGTTGCTCGAAGTTCAAGATACTGGCATCGGGATTGCACCGGAGCATCACACACGTGTGT